A stretch of the Candidatus Schekmanbacteria bacterium genome encodes the following:
- the modA gene encoding molybdate ABC transporter substrate-binding protein has protein sequence MNLLQKNKVKSLFFLITILLSFFPFLLEAEYKGRGNIEVFCGSVFKPAIEEIVPEFERRERINVNLHIGSSGTMLSQIEISKRGDIYIPGSPDFMIKAVRKGVVKEDDCKKIAWIVPAIAVPSNNPAGIKELSDLAKPNVRVLIANPQSVCLGVYAVELLRKKGIYEKVKPNIINYAESCAKTASLVAMNTVDAAIGWSVFGRWNSDKVKIIPLKKDEIPRIAFIPVAITKYGSKNELAQKFITFLESDFSKRIIGKWGFYLSFEDAKRDAPYASAGGEYKLGDY, from the coding sequence AGTAAAATCTCTTTTTTTTCTTATCACTATTTTGCTATCTTTTTTTCCATTTCTCCTTGAAGCAGAATATAAGGGCAGAGGTAATATCGAGGTATTTTGTGGCTCTGTTTTTAAACCGGCAATTGAAGAGATTGTTCCTGAATTTGAAAGGAGGGAAAGGATCAATGTAAATCTTCATATTGGAAGCTCAGGGACGATGCTTTCACAAATTGAAATTTCGAAAAGAGGCGATATTTATATACCGGGTTCACCTGATTTTATGATCAAAGCAGTCAGAAAAGGAGTAGTGAAAGAAGATGACTGTAAGAAAATAGCATGGATTGTACCGGCAATTGCCGTGCCCTCCAACAACCCTGCCGGGATAAAAGAGCTTTCAGACCTTGCCAAGCCAAATGTTAGAGTGCTGATAGCAAATCCTCAATCAGTCTGCCTTGGAGTTTATGCAGTCGAGCTTTTGAGGAAAAAAGGGATTTATGAAAAAGTGAAACCAAATATAATCAACTATGCTGAAAGTTGCGCAAAGACTGCTTCACTTGTGGCAATGAATACGGTTGATGCGGCAATAGGATGGTCAGTTTTTGGGAGGTGGAATTCTGATAAAGTGAAAATTATACCACTTAAAAAAGATGAAATACCTCGAATAGCTTTTATACCTGTTGCCATTACGAAATACGGCAGTAAGAATGAGCTTGCTCAGAAATTCATCACTTTTTTAGAAAGTGATTTTTCTAAAAGAATAATTGGCAAATGGGGTTTCTATTTGTCCTTTGAAGATGCCAAAAGAGATGCCCCTTATGCTTCTGCTGGGGGAGAGTATAAGCTCGGTGATTATTGA
- a CDS encoding ABC transporter permease subunit: MKYATDKLFRISALSILFCLFLYFIAIILSGVTVIEFEKFIKLLFSEKIIYAVKLSFITATVSTLLSLLIAIPSAYALSRFRIPLKGIIDVVLDIPIIISPVALGAILLIFFNTPAGKFIERTTFPFVFSIPGIVLAQFTVVCALAVRLLKATFDDIDQRFEKMGRSLGFNSFAAFFRIVIPLAKKGLLASAILTWARAVGEFGATVTLAGAMPMRTETLPIAIFLSFSNADIERAMAVVFILIAIAVLMLLSIRRITGEKLLW; encoded by the coding sequence ATGAAATACGCAACCGATAAATTATTCAGAATATCTGCTTTGAGTATCCTTTTTTGCTTATTTCTTTATTTCATAGCAATTATTCTTTCAGGTGTTACTGTTATCGAGTTTGAAAAGTTTATTAAACTGCTGTTTTCAGAAAAAATAATCTATGCCGTTAAACTTAGTTTCATTACAGCAACCGTTTCAACATTGTTGTCTCTTCTAATTGCTATACCATCTGCTTATGCGCTTTCACGCTTTAGGATTCCATTGAAAGGAATAATCGATGTAGTCCTTGACATTCCCATTATAATATCTCCGGTAGCACTCGGTGCAATACTCTTAATATTTTTCAATACGCCAGCAGGAAAATTCATCGAGCGCACAACATTTCCTTTTGTATTCAGCATACCCGGAATAGTCTTAGCCCAGTTTACAGTAGTTTGCGCTCTTGCTGTGCGTCTTTTAAAAGCCACTTTTGATGATATTGACCAGAGATTCGAGAAAATGGGAAGGAGTTTAGGATTCAATAGTTTTGCGGCATTTTTCAGAATAGTAATTCCACTTGCGAAAAAAGGTTTATTGGCATCGGCAATTCTTACTTGGGCACGTGCTGTTGGTGAATTTGGTGCAACAGTTACTCTTGCAGGCGCAATGCCTATGAGGACAGAAACTCTTCCCATAGCAATCTTCTTAAGTTTTTCCAATGCTGACATTGAAAGGGCGATGGCTGTCGTCTTTATATTGATTGCAATAGCTGTATTGATGCTTTTGTCAATCAGAAGAATAACAGGAGAGAAGCTGTTATGGTGA
- a CDS encoding ABC transporter ATP-binding protein — MVKLQSLSCCEGNFLLSDINLHMEKGEYFTILGPTGSGKTILLECIAGLRKITEGTIYFKGKDISHIPPEKRNFAYVPQDFVLFPFLNVFENILFGMKNVDKVKAKVNEFAEIFRIKELFQRKPEELSGGEKQRVAIVRALVRESELLLLDEPYSSIDESLRKKLWFEMREIHNRFGTTVIHITHDLEEAYTLSDKIAVLIDGRIEQEALKDDVFYNPVNKTVASFMGFRNILNGRIKEIDKEDNKMVIALECYEVITPFFEGFKLGDKVEFCVLPQEIKILRDGREIRESLKDNVFSGRIENVIPHGVSHTIYFKIKGEGETTEQYDFEINIPYYNFLRLNLAVGSSIRVAMRKNAIKVFPTGK; from the coding sequence ATGGTGAAACTTCAATCCTTGTCCTGCTGTGAAGGAAATTTTTTGTTGTCTGACATTAATCTTCATATGGAGAAAGGGGAATACTTTACTATTCTCGGTCCCACCGGCTCGGGGAAAACAATTCTTCTTGAGTGTATTGCAGGGTTGAGAAAAATAACGGAAGGCACTATCTATTTCAAGGGGAAGGATATTTCTCATATCCCCCCGGAAAAAAGAAATTTTGCTTATGTGCCTCAAGACTTTGTCCTTTTTCCTTTTCTGAATGTCTTTGAGAATATCCTTTTTGGAATGAAAAATGTTGATAAGGTTAAAGCTAAAGTAAATGAGTTTGCTGAAATTTTCAGAATAAAAGAGCTTTTTCAAAGAAAACCGGAAGAATTGAGCGGAGGAGAAAAACAGAGGGTAGCAATAGTTAGAGCGTTGGTTAGAGAATCCGAGCTTTTGCTCTTGGATGAACCTTACTCATCCATCGATGAGAGTTTGAGAAAAAAGTTATGGTTTGAGATGAGAGAAATTCATAATAGATTTGGCACAACAGTAATTCATATTACCCATGACCTTGAAGAGGCATACACTTTGAGCGATAAAATCGCTGTTTTAATTGACGGAAGGATTGAGCAGGAAGCTTTGAAGGATGATGTTTTTTATAATCCTGTAAACAAGACTGTTGCTTCCTTTATGGGTTTCAGAAATATCCTCAATGGCAGAATCAAAGAAATTGATAAGGAAGATAATAAAATGGTAATCGCCCTTGAATGCTATGAAGTGATAACTCCATTTTTTGAGGGTTTTAAGCTTGGGGATAAGGTGGAGTTTTGTGTATTGCCGCAGGAGATAAAGATTCTTCGCGATGGAAGAGAAATAAGAGAGTCTCTCAAGGACAATGTTTTTTCAGGAAGGATTGAAAATGTCATACCTCATGGCGTGAGTCACACGATTTATTTTAAAATAAAAGGCGAAGGTGAGACAACGGAGCAATACGACTTTGAAATAAACATTCCATATTACAATTTCTTACGGTTGAATCTTGCTGTTGGAAGTTCGATTAGAGTTGCTATGCGAAAAAATGCGATTAAAGTATTTCCCACAGGTAAATAG
- a CDS encoding class I SAM-dependent methyltransferase yields the protein MNEKKRVQRIDSEFRFSADAPEYDSLIEKVSPYYNTLIEETIRAIPFDKDKKLNALEIGIGTGRVTEKFIEKYKNAHITGVDISEEMINVAKKKFSNRKNAFSFLIQKIEDLNLKENYDCIYSCLALHHLKDEKLKFQCYKKIFDALDDGGFFANGDLIAGENEEENFFFRENYKMFLKKNLEREEEVEFWMRRHLENDYPAPLTKHLELLNKAGFRKVQVYWKKMNYAVFGAVK from the coding sequence ATGAATGAAAAGAAGAGAGTGCAGAGAATCGACTCGGAATTTAGGTTCAGTGCAGATGCTCCTGAATATGATTCCCTTATAGAAAAAGTCAGTCCTTACTACAATACACTTATTGAGGAAACAATCAGGGCAATACCATTTGATAAGGATAAGAAATTGAATGCCCTTGAAATAGGTATAGGTACAGGACGAGTTACGGAAAAATTCATTGAAAAATATAAAAATGCCCATATCACCGGGGTGGACATATCCGAAGAGATGATAAATGTAGCTAAAAAAAAATTTTCAAATCGGAAAAATGCCTTCTCTTTTCTAATTCAAAAAATTGAAGACTTAAATTTAAAAGAGAATTACGACTGTATCTATTCCTGCCTTGCTCTTCATCATTTAAAGGATGAGAAGCTTAAATTTCAGTGTTACAAAAAAATCTTTGATGCGCTCGATGACGGAGGATTCTTCGCAAATGGAGATTTGATTGCAGGAGAAAACGAAGAAGAAAATTTTTTCTTTAGAGAAAACTACAAAATGTTCTTGAAGAAAAATCTTGAAAGGGAAGAAGAAGTCGAATTTTGGATGAGACGCCACCTTGAAAATGATTATCCTGCACCCCTCACAAAACATCTCGAATTATTGAACAAAGCAGGATTTAGAAAAGTTCAGGTATATTGGAAAAAAATGAATTATGCCGTCTTTGGTGCAGTCAAATAA
- a CDS encoding ArsR family transcriptional regulator produces MENSIKIFKALSDESRMRIFNLLLLTGREINGRKISLALNIPQYAVSKHTQILLNAGLIEKRRDAQSVNFSVSPFTKIRKVEFLKFFDSIFENSEKFREDLQRFKEMVEGEIER; encoded by the coding sequence ATGGAAAACTCTATTAAAATTTTTAAAGCCCTTTCAGACGAATCGAGGATGAGGATTTTCAATCTTCTTCTTCTCACTGGAAGAGAAATAAATGGAAGAAAAATTTCTCTTGCTTTAAATATTCCTCAATATGCCGTTTCCAAACATACCCAAATTTTGTTGAATGCCGGACTAATTGAAAAGAGAAGAGATGCACAAAGCGTAAACTTTTCAGTTTCTCCTTTTACAAAAATTAGGAAAGTAGAGTTTTTAAAATTCTTTGATTCCATATTCGAAAATTCAGAAAAGTTCAGAGAAGACCTGCAAAGATTCAAGGAAATGGTTGAAGGAGAAATAGAAAGATGA